Proteins found in one Triticum aestivum cultivar Chinese Spring chromosome 4D, IWGSC CS RefSeq v2.1, whole genome shotgun sequence genomic segment:
- the LOC123098778 gene encoding cytochrome P450 711A1, with protein MEGAGAALLCSQVGSPLASFPAMLFTVAAMAAGAFAVYFYAPSWRLRRVPGPLAYGLVGHLPLLDKHGSQAFGVLAKKYGPIYRFYMGRQPLVVVADPELCREAGIKKFKSIVDRSVPVTIASSPIHYKSLLFTKGSTWQAMRNVIISIYQPSHLASLIPAIQPYIEQAGNLFCPGEEITFSDISIRLFTDVIGQAAFGVDFGLTKDTDDAEKIIHDAPRDFIQKHLYATTSLKMDLSGSLSMLVGTFLPALQKPLRQLMLRVPGSMDRRMDETNAALSGELDAIVAERTAQADRGQKNFLSVLLNGIDTSDAMRKLFTPDYVSALTYEHLLAGSGTMSFTLSSLVYLVSAHPEVEEKLLQEIDAFGPKDVVPDADDLRTKFPYLEQVLKETMRYFPGSPVVSREATADVEIGGYFLPKGTWVWLATAVLGRDPEQFPEPEAFRPERFDPESEECKRRHPYAYIPFGIGPRACPGQKFAFQQLKLTVIHLYRRYVFRHSARMESPLQLQFSIVTNFKNGVKLQVVQRKN; from the exons ATGGAGGGGGCGGGAGCAGCACTACTGTGCAGCCAGGTGGGCTCGCCGCTGGCGTCGTTCCCGGCGATGCTGTTCAcggtggcggccatggcggccggcgCGTTCGCCGTGTACTTCTACGCGCCGTCGTGGCGCCTGCGCAGGGTCCCGGGCCCCCTCGCCTACGGCCTCGTCGGCCACCTGCCGCTGCTGGACAAGCATGGCTCGCAGGCCTTCGGCGTCCTCGCAAAGAAATACGGGCCCATCTACAGGTTTTACATGGGCAGGCAGCCGCTGGTGGTGGTCGCCGACCCGGAGCTGTGCAGGGAGGCCGGCATCAAGAAGTTCAAGAGCATCGTCGACAGGAGCGTGCCGGTCACCATCGCTAGCTCGCCCATCCACTACAAGAGCCTCCTCTTCACCAA GGGCTCGACATGGCAGGCCATGCGGAACGTGATCATCTCCATCTACCAGCCGTCGCACCTGGCGAGCCTCATCCCGGCCATCCAGCCCTACATCGAGCAGGCGGGCAACCTGTTCTGCCCCGGCGAGGAGATCACCTTCTCCGACATCTCCATCAGGCTCTTCACCGACGTCAtcggccaggccgccttcggcgtCGACTTCGGGCTCACCAAGGACACTGACGATGCCGAGAAGATCATCCACGACGCGCCACGCGACTTCATCCAGAAGCACCTGTACGCCACCACGTCCCTCAAGATGGACCTCTCGGGCTCGCTGTCCATGCTCGTCGGCACGTTCCTTCCGGCGCTCCAGAAGCCGCTGCGGCAGCTGATGCTGCGCGTGCCGGGCTCCATGGACCGACGGATGGACGAGACCAACGCGGCGCTCAGCGGGGAGCTCGACGCCATCGTGGCAGAGCGGACGGCGCAGGCCGACAGGGGCCAGAAGAACTTCCTCTCCGTGCTGCTCAACGGCATCGACACCAGCGACGCCATGAGGAAGCTCTTCACGCCGGACTACGTCAGCGCGCTCACGTACGAGCACCTACTCGCGGGCTCCGGCACCATGTCCTTCACGCTGTCGAGCCTGGTATACCTCGTGTCGGCGCACCCGGAGGTGGAGGAGAAGCTGCTCCAGGAGATCGACGCGTTCGGGCCCAAGGACGTGGTGCCCGACGCCGACGACCTCCGCACCAAGTTCCCCTACCTGGAGCAGGTCCTCAAGGAGACCATGCGATACTTCCCCGGCTCCCCGGTGGTCTCGAGGGAGGCGACCGCCGACGTCGAGATCGGAGGCTATTTCCTGCCCAAGGGGACGTGGGTGTGGCTGGCGACGGCGGTGCTGGGGAGGGACCCGGAGCAGTTCCCGGAGCCCGAAGCGTTCCGGCCGGAGCGGTTCGACCCGGAGAGCGAGGAGTGCAAGCGGAGGCATCCCTACGCGTACATCCCCTTCGGCATCGGCCCGCGGGCGTGCCCGGGGCAGAAGTTCGCGTTCCAGCAGCTCAAGCTCACCGTCATCCACCTCTACCGCCGTTACGTCTTCAGGCACTCGGCCAGAATGGAGTCCCCTCTGCAGCTGCAGTTCTCCATCGTCACCAACTTCAAGAATGGTGTCAAGCTCCAGGTCGTCCAAAGGAAGAACTAA